One Streptomyces coeruleorubidus DNA segment encodes these proteins:
- the gnd gene encoding phosphogluconate dehydrogenase (NAD(+)-dependent, decarboxylating): MQIGLVGLGKMGGNMRERLRNAGHTVVGYDTNPEKSDVASLADLVDQLQAPRTVWVMVPAGDPTQHVIDRLADLLKPYDTVVDGGNSRWTDDEKHAEELSRRGIGFVDAGVSGGVWGLENGYALMVGGEKEYVDRLRPIFEALKPEGPYGFVHAGRVGAGHFAKMVHNGIEYAMMQAYAEGWELLEAVDSVDNVREVFRSWQDGTVIRSWLLDLAVNALDEDEHLEGLRGYAQDSGEGRWTVEAAIDNSVPLPAITASLYSRFASRQDDSPQMKMIAALRNQFGGHAVESAKKA, translated from the coding sequence ATGCAGATCGGTCTTGTGGGTCTCGGCAAGATGGGCGGCAACATGCGCGAGCGCCTGCGCAACGCCGGCCACACCGTCGTCGGCTACGACACCAACCCGGAGAAGTCCGACGTGGCCAGTCTGGCCGACCTCGTCGACCAGCTTCAGGCGCCGCGCACGGTCTGGGTCATGGTCCCGGCCGGCGACCCCACCCAGCACGTCATCGACCGTCTGGCGGACCTCCTCAAGCCGTACGACACGGTGGTCGACGGCGGCAACTCCCGCTGGACGGACGACGAGAAGCACGCCGAGGAGCTGAGCAGGCGCGGCATCGGCTTCGTCGACGCGGGCGTCTCCGGCGGCGTGTGGGGCCTGGAGAACGGCTACGCCCTGATGGTCGGCGGCGAGAAGGAGTACGTCGACCGGCTCCGGCCGATCTTCGAGGCGCTCAAGCCGGAGGGCCCGTACGGCTTCGTGCACGCCGGCCGGGTGGGTGCCGGGCACTTCGCGAAGATGGTCCACAACGGCATCGAGTACGCGATGATGCAGGCCTACGCCGAGGGCTGGGAGCTGCTGGAGGCCGTGGACTCGGTGGACAACGTCCGCGAGGTGTTCCGCTCCTGGCAGGACGGCACCGTCATCCGCTCCTGGCTGCTCGACCTCGCGGTCAACGCGCTCGACGAGGACGAGCACCTGGAGGGCCTGCGGGGCTACGCCCAGGACTCCGGCGAGGGACGCTGGACCGTGGAGGCCGCGATCGACAACTCCGTGCCGCTGCCCGCGATCACCGCCTCCCTCTACTCCCGGTTCGCCTCCCGGCAGGACGACTCGCCGCAGATGAAGATGATCGCGGCGCTGCGCAACCAGTTCGGCGGGCACGCCGTCG
- the pgi gene encoding glucose-6-phosphate isomerase gives MSDSPSGSPTLTRRPEWTALEDHRTDALPQPDLRELFAADPGRAERYVVHVGDLRIDYSKHLVTDETLALLQELATATDVFGQRDAMFRGEKINVTENRAVLHTALRAPRDAVIEVDGENVVPGVHAVLEKMSGFANRVRSGEWTGHTGKRIRNVVSIGIGGSDLGPAMAYDALRPFTARELTFRFVSNVDGSDLHEAVRDLDPAQTLFIVASKTFTTIETITNATSARSWLLEGLGDGGTSRSSEAESGGEKAVAKHFVALSTNAEKVADFGIDVDNMFEFWDWVGGRYSYDSAIGLSLMIAIGPDRFLEMLDGFRIVDEHFRNAPAQANAPLIMGLLGIWYGNFHGAQSHAVLPYSHYLSKFTAYLQQLDMESNGKSVDRDGRPVQWQTGPVVWGTPGTNGQHAYYQLIHQGTKLIPADLIGFARPVAELSDELKAQHDLLMANLFAQGQALAFGKTAEEVRAEGVPEEQVPHRTFQGNRPTTTILATELTPSVLGQLVALYEHKVFVQGTVWNIDSFDQWGVELGKVLAKRVEPALTEGADVPGLDSSTAALVAAYRKLGK, from the coding sequence ATGTCTGACTCCCCCTCCGGCTCCCCCACGCTCACGCGGCGACCCGAGTGGACCGCCCTGGAGGACCACCGCACGGACGCCCTGCCGCAGCCGGACCTGCGTGAGCTGTTCGCGGCGGACCCGGGGCGCGCCGAGCGCTACGTCGTGCACGTGGGCGACCTGCGCATCGACTACTCCAAGCACCTGGTCACCGACGAGACGCTGGCGCTGCTCCAGGAGCTGGCCACCGCCACCGACGTGTTCGGGCAGCGCGACGCCATGTTCCGCGGCGAGAAGATCAACGTCACCGAGAACCGGGCCGTGCTGCACACCGCGCTGCGCGCCCCGCGGGACGCGGTGATCGAGGTCGACGGCGAGAACGTAGTCCCGGGTGTGCACGCCGTGCTCGAGAAGATGTCCGGCTTCGCGAACCGGGTGCGCTCCGGGGAGTGGACCGGGCACACCGGCAAGCGCATCCGGAACGTCGTCAGCATCGGCATCGGCGGCTCGGATCTCGGCCCGGCGATGGCGTACGACGCGCTGCGGCCGTTCACCGCCCGGGAGCTGACGTTCCGCTTCGTGTCGAACGTGGACGGCTCCGACCTGCACGAGGCGGTCCGCGACCTGGACCCGGCACAGACGCTGTTCATCGTCGCGTCCAAGACCTTCACCACGATCGAGACCATCACGAACGCGACCTCGGCGCGCTCCTGGCTGCTGGAAGGGCTCGGGGATGGGGGCACCTCCCGCTCGAGCGAAGCCGAGAGTGGGGGAGAGAAGGCGGTCGCCAAGCACTTCGTGGCGCTGTCCACGAACGCCGAGAAGGTCGCGGACTTCGGCATCGACGTCGACAACATGTTCGAGTTCTGGGACTGGGTCGGCGGCCGCTACTCGTACGACTCCGCGATCGGCCTGTCCTTGATGATCGCGATCGGCCCGGACCGCTTCCTGGAGATGCTCGACGGCTTCCGCATCGTCGACGAGCACTTCCGCAACGCGCCCGCCCAGGCCAACGCCCCGCTCATCATGGGCCTGCTCGGCATCTGGTACGGCAACTTCCACGGCGCCCAGTCGCACGCCGTCCTGCCCTACAGCCACTATCTGTCGAAGTTCACCGCCTACCTCCAGCAGCTCGACATGGAGTCCAACGGCAAGTCGGTGGACCGCGACGGCCGTCCCGTCCAGTGGCAGACGGGTCCGGTCGTGTGGGGCACGCCCGGCACCAACGGACAGCACGCCTACTACCAGTTGATCCACCAGGGCACCAAGCTGATCCCGGCCGACCTGATCGGCTTCGCACGGCCCGTCGCCGAGCTGAGCGACGAACTGAAGGCACAGCACGACCTGTTGATGGCCAACCTGTTCGCGCAGGGGCAGGCCCTCGCCTTCGGCAAGACCGCCGAGGAGGTGCGGGCCGAGGGCGTGCCCGAGGAGCAGGTGCCGCACCGCACGTTCCAGGGCAACCGCCCCACCACGACGATCCTGGCCACCGAACTGACCCCGTCGGTCCTCGGCCAGCTGGTCGCCCTCTACGAGCACAAGGTGTTCGTGCAGGGCACGGTCTGGAACATCGACTCCTTCGACCAGTGGGGCGTCGAGCTCGGCAAGGTCCTCGCCAAGCGCGTCGAGCCCGCCCTGACCGAGGGCGCAGACGTCCCCGGTCTCGATTCGTCCACGGCCGCGCTGGTGGCCGCCTACCGCAAACTCGGGAAGTGA
- the opcA gene encoding glucose-6-phosphate dehydrogenase assembly protein OpcA, with the protein MKIDLTDTTASKINKALVQGRRAIGTPAVGMVLTMVIVTDEENAYDAIKAAEEASHEHPSRTLVVIKRHARTPRDRTQSRLDAEVRVGADAGTGETVVLRTYGEVSDHADSVVLPLLLPDAPVVVWWPVDAPEVPSKDPLGALAQRRITDLYAVEDPLTMLEARVRSYAPGDTDLAWTRLTPWRSMLAAALDQARARVVSAAVEAEAENPAAELLARWLEARLHVQVDRVVTAGPVVTAVRLGTENGEILIDRPEGPLATLTLPGQPSRTLALKVRATSELIAEELRRLDADEMYAIALNGEATEETPAHV; encoded by the coding sequence ATGAAGATCGACCTGACCGACACCACGGCAAGCAAGATCAACAAGGCGCTGGTGCAGGGCCGCCGCGCCATCGGCACGCCCGCCGTGGGCATGGTCCTGACGATGGTGATCGTCACGGACGAGGAGAACGCCTACGACGCGATCAAGGCGGCCGAGGAGGCCTCGCACGAGCACCCCTCGCGCACCCTGGTCGTCATCAAGCGGCACGCCCGCACCCCGCGCGACCGCACCCAGTCCCGGCTCGACGCCGAGGTCCGGGTCGGCGCCGACGCGGGCACCGGCGAGACCGTGGTGCTGCGGACCTACGGCGAGGTGTCCGACCACGCCGACTCGGTGGTGCTGCCGCTGCTGCTGCCGGACGCCCCGGTGGTGGTGTGGTGGCCGGTGGACGCCCCGGAGGTGCCCTCGAAGGACCCGCTCGGGGCGCTGGCCCAGCGGCGGATCACCGACCTGTACGCCGTCGAGGACCCCCTGACGATGCTCGAGGCCCGGGTCCGCTCCTACGCGCCCGGCGACACCGACCTCGCCTGGACCCGGCTGACGCCCTGGCGTTCGATGCTGGCGGCGGCGCTGGACCAGGCCCGGGCCCGGGTCGTCTCGGCGGCCGTGGAGGCCGAGGCCGAGAACCCGGCCGCCGAGCTGCTGGCCCGCTGGCTGGAGGCGCGGCTGCACGTCCAGGTCGACCGCGTCGTCACCGCCGGGCCGGTCGTCACGGCCGTACGCCTGGGCACCGAGAACGGCGAGATCCTCATCGACCGCCCCGAGGGACCGCTGGCCACGCTCACCCTGCCGGGCCAGCCCTCCCGCACCCTCGCGCTGAAGGTCCGTGCCACCTCCGAACTCATCGCCGAGGAGCTGAGGCGCCTCGACGCGGACGAGATGTACGCCATCGCCCTGAACGGCGAGGCAACCGAGGAGACCCCCGCTCATGTCTGA